In Oxalobacteraceae bacterium OTU3CINTB1, the sequence GCGCGCTCAGCGCCAGCGCCTCCGGGCCGTTCGGCGTCAGCACCGTCACCAGCGGCAGCAACGGCGCCAGCGCCGCCACCGCGTCGCCGCGCGCGAGCGTGTCGCCATGGCCGCTGGCCAGCACCGGGTCGAGCACCACCGGCAGTTCCGGTTGCCGCGCGCGCAGTTCACGGATCACCTGCGCGATCGCCAGCGCGTTGGCGGCGCTGCCGGGAATGCCGATCTTGACGGCGGCCACCGCGATCTTTTGCGTCAGCGCGCGCGCCTGGCGCAGCACCAGCTCAGGTTCGACCGGCTGCACTTCATAGGCGCGGTCGTTGTCCTGCACCGTCAGCGCGGTGACCACGCACAGCGCGTGCGCGCCCTGCCCGGCCACCGCCTGCGCGTCGGCGACGATGCCGGCGCCGCCCGAGGGGTCCATGCCGGCAAACACCAGCACGCAGGGCCGCGCGGCCGGAACGCCGGCCGTCATGCCAGCCGGCCCGCCATCGGCGACGACGGCGAGGCGGCGAACCTGCGCGCGATGCGCCCGGCCAGCCATGCTTCGCGGCCGGCCTGCACGCCCAGCTTCATGGCGCGCGCCATGCGCACCGGGTCGCGCGCGCCGGCGATGGCGGTGTTCATCAACACGCCGTCGCAGCCCAGTTCCATGGCGATGGCGGCGTCCGAGGCCGTGCCGACGCCGGCGTCGACCAGCACCGGCACCTTGGCCTGGTCGATGATCAGCGACAGGTTCCACGGATTGAGGATGCCCATGCCCGAGCCGATCAGCGACGCCAGCGGCATCACGGCCACGCAGCCGATGTCCTCGAGCAGCTTGGCCTGGATCGGGTCGTCGCTGCAGTAGACCATGACGTCGAAGCCGTCCTTGACCAGGGCCTCGGCGGCGACCAGGGTCTCCGGCATGTGCGGGAACAGGGTCTTTTCGTCGCCCAGCACTTCGAGCTTGACCAGCTTGTGGCCGCCCAGCAGCTCGCGCGCCATCTGCAAGGTGTACACCGCGTCCCTGGCGTTGTAGCAGCCGGCCGTGTTGGGCAGGATGGTGTACTGCGACGGCGGCAGCACGTCCAGCAGGCTGGGCGCCTTGGGGTCCTGGCCGATGTTGACGCGCCGGATGGCCACGGTGATGATCTGCGCCCCGGCGGCGTCGGTCGCCTCGCGGGTCTGCTGCAGGTCCTTGTATTTGCCGCTGCCGACCAGCAGGCGCGAGGTGTATTGCTTGCCCGCGATCGTCAGGCAGTCTTGATTGCTCATGTCTTTTCCTTTCTTGTTAGCCGCCGCCGATGGCGCGCACGATGTCCACTTTGTCCTGCGGCTGCAGCACGCGCTGCGGCCATTGCTGGCGCGGCACCACCGTGCGGTTGACCGCCAGCGCCAGCGCCTGCCCGGTCAGGGACAGCGCGTCGACCAGCTGGTCCAGCGTCTGTTGCGGCGGCACCTGGTGGGGCGCGCCGTTCAGTTCTATCGCAATCGGCGCTATCGAAATGTTTGCGTCATCCATGCCGGCCTCACAGCTTGCGATACAGTTCGGCGCCGTTCTTGATGAACTCCACCGCCTTGACCTGCATGCCCTGTTCGATCGCCACGCCGTCGCTCATGCCGTTGGCGGCCGCGTACTCGCGCACCTCCTGCGTGATCTTCATCGAGCAGAAATGCGGGCCGCACATCGAACAGAAATGGGCCACCTTGGCCGAATCCTTGGGCAGGGTCTCGTCGTGGAATTCGCGCGCCTTGTCCGGATCGAGGCCGAGGTTGAACTGGTCGTCCCAGCGGAATTCGAAGCGCGCCTTCGATAAGGCGTTGTCGCGGATCTGCGCGCCCGGGTGGCCCTTGGCCAGGTCGGCGGCGTGGGCGGCGATCTTGTACGTGATGATGCCGTCCTTGACGTCGTTCTTGTCCGGCAGGCCAAGGTGCTCCTTGGGCGTGACGTAGCACAGCATGGCGGTGCCGTACCAGCCGATCTGCGCGGCGCCGATGCCGGAGGTGATGTGGTCGTAGCCGGGCGCGATGTCGGTCGTCAAAGGTCCCAGGGTGTAGAACGGCGCCTCGTGGCACTGCTCCAGTTGCAGGTCCATGTTCTCCTTGATCAGCTGCATCGGCACGTGGCCCGGGCCTTCGATCATCACCTGCACGTCGTGCTTCCAGGCGATTTGCGTCAGTTCGCCCAGGGTTTTGAGTTCGCCCAGCTGGGCCTCGTCGTTGGCGTCGTAGATCGAGCCGGGACGCAGGCCGTCTCCCAGCGAGAACGAGACGTCGTAGGCCTTCATGATTTCGCAGATCTCTTCGAAGTGCGTGTACAGGAACGATTCCTTGTGGTGCGCCAGGCACCATTTGGCCATGATCGAGCCGCCGCGCGAGACGATGCCGGTCAGGCGCTTGGCCGTCATCGGCACGTAGCGCAGCAGCACGCCGGCGTGGATGGTGAAGTAGTCGACGCCCTGCTCGGCCTGCTCGATGAGGGTATCGCGGTAGATTTCCCAGGTCAAGTCCTCGGCCTTGCCGTTGACCTTTTCCAGCGCCTGATAGATCGGCACCGTGCCGATCGGCACCGGGCTGTTGCGGATGATCCATTCGCGCGTTTCGTGGATATGCTTGCCGGTCGACAGGTCCATGACGTTGTCGCCGCCCCAGCGGATCGCCCACGTCATCTTTTCGACTTCCTCGCCGATCGACGAGGTCACGGCCGAATTGCCGATGTTGGCATTGATCTTGACGAGGAAATTGCGGCCGATGATCATCGGCTCGATCTCCGGGTGGTTGATGTTGGCCGGGATGATGGCGCGGCCGCGGGCGATTTCCTCGCGCACGAATTCGGCGGTGATCTCGGCCGGGATGGCCGCGCCGAACGATTGCCCCGGATGCTGGCGGCCCATCAGGTCGGCCAGGCGCTGGCCCATCGGGCCGGAGCCTTTGAGGTTGTCCAGGTATTCCTTGCGGCGCAGGTTTTCGCGGATCGCCACGAATTCCATCTCCGGCGTGACGATGCCCCGGCGCGCGTAGTGCATCTGGGTGACGTTGGCGCCGGCGCGCGCGCGACGCGGCTGGCGGTGCAGGTTGAAGCGCAATTCGGCCAGCGCCGGATCGGCCAGGCGCGCACGGCCGTACTCGGAGCTCGGGCCGGCCAGCGCCTCGGTGTCGCCGCGCTCGAGGATCCACGGCAAACGGGGCGTGGCGGCCAGGCCGGAGCGGATGTCGATCACCGCCTCCGGATCGGTGTACGGGCCGGAGGTGTCGTAGACGTAGACCGGCGGATTGGCCTCGAAGCCGAACGACGCGGGCGTGTCGGCCTGGGTGATTTCGCGCATCGGCACGCGGATGTCGGCGCGGCTGCCTTCGACGTAGATCTTGCGGGAATGGGGTAAAGGCTGGATCGCTGCCGCGTCCACGGTGGCGGTGGCGGACAGGAATTTGGGATTGGCGTTCATTTGGCTCCTCGGTTGGCTACAGGAGCCAGCAAAGGAGGTGGGACGGCGCCGCGCCCGCAGGTGGCGCGGCGCGGCGTTGTCCTAAGCTTCCCTTCGCTGGCATTATCCAGATCAGGTTCGGAGGGTATTTCTCACCCGCGCCTCGCATACAATGCATACATTGCATGGCGATTTGCAGGACCCCTAGCGTGTGCCGCCTTGCGGCAGCGCGGTGATTATAACAGAGCACCCGGCACGGCGGCCGGCAGCGCCGCCGCGTGGCGAAAATCCGACGCCCGACGCTTCCCCGTGCCGGGGCGGTCCGCGGCCGGGGGCGGCTGATGTATAGTCAACTTATGCCACAATGCAACTTTCATCGTCTCGTCGTCCCGTGCCTGCCCATGCTGCTGTCGCTGCTGTCGCTGCTGCCGGCGCCGGCGCGCGCGGACGGCGCCGAACCGGCGCGCTGGGCGGCGCTGACCCACACCGCGTTCAAGCACCACACCTTTGCCGAGACCGGCGCCGGCCTGGCGTTCGCCCAGGACCGCGCCGGCTTCGTGTGGATCGGCACCCAGACCGGGCTGGTGCGCTGGGACGGCAACCGCCCGCGCAAATTCGTCGCCGATCCGCTGCGCGCGGACGCCCTGCCCGACAACTACATCACCAGCCTGCTGGTCGACCAGGCCGGCCGGCTGTGGGTGGGCACCAGCTCGGGCGGCCTGGCGCGCTATGACGCCGCGCGCGAGCACTTCACCCGCTTGCCGCCCGGCCCGGCCGGCCTGGGCGACGCCCAGGTCACCGCGCTGGCCGACGACGGCGCCGGCGGCATATGGGTGGGCACCGGCGGCGGCCTCGATCATCTCGACGCGCGCGGCGCGCGCACGCGCGGCGCGCGGGCGCTGCCGGCGCGCGCGGTCGGCGCGCTGCTGCGCGACGGCGGCGGCACGCTGTGGATCGGCACGCGCGACGGCTTGCTGCGGCGCGCGCGCGGCGCGGCGGCGCCGGTGGCCGTGGCGCTCCCTGGGCACGGCGCCGGCGCCAACATCAGCGCCCTGATGCAGGACAGCGCGGGACGGATCTGGATCGGCACGCGCCGCGACGGCGCCTTCGTCATCGAGCCCGGCAGCGCCGTGGCGCGCGCCGTGCGCGAGGGCGGCCCGGCGCCGACGCTGGACCGGGAGCGCGTCACCGCCATCGTCGAGGCCGGGCTCGGCGAGGTCTGGCTGGGCACCGACGGCGCCAACGGCGGCATCGTGGCGGTCGATCCGCTGCGCGGCACCACGCGGCGCATCCGCCACCAGCCCGACACGCCCGACAGCCTGTACGAAAACGACGTCATGGCGCTGTTTCGCGAGCGCAGCGGCATCATCTTCGTCGGCGCCATGGGCGCGCTGAGCCAGCACGACCCGCTGCCGCGGGCGGTGACGACAATCCGCTCGACCGGCCAGGCCGCCACCGGCGGCGCCGCCGCCAAGCTCAGCGTGCCGAGCATGCTGGTCCACCCGGACGGCCGGCTGTGGCTGGGCGTGGTCGGCGGCGGCATCGACATCGTCGATCCGCAACGGGGTACCGTCGCCCGCCTGGCGCCGGCGCCGCCCGGCACGCCGGGCACGCTGCCGACCGGCCGGGTGCTGGCCATGGCGCCGGGGCGCGGCGGCAGCGTCTACCTCGGCACCGAGCAGGGCCTGTACCGTGCCGACGCCGACGGCGCCAACGTGCGCCGCCTGGCGCTGCCGGGGCGCCGGCCCGAGGCGTCGGTGTGGAGCCTGGCGCCGGTGGGCGACATGCTGTGGCTGGGCGGCCTGGACGGCCTGTGGGCGCTGTCGGTGGCCCCCGGCGGGCAGCTGGCGGTGCGGCGCCATGAGCAGCACAGCCTGGGCGACCCGCGCGTGACGGCTCTGCTGCCGGCCGGCGGCGGCGTCTGGGTCGGCACCCGGGGCGGCCTGGCGCGGGTGGCCGGCGACGGCGCCGTCGAGCGGGTGCCGACGGCGCTGGCCGAGGCCGACCGCATGGCGCCCGGCTATGTGTCGTCGATGCTGATCGACCGCCGCGGACGCCTGTGGCTGTCGCAGTTCGGCACCGGCGTCGCCATCCTCGAGCGCACCGACGCCGACGGCCGGCGCCGCTTCCGGCGGCTGGGCACGGCCAACGGGCTCGAAGACAGCGGCGCCAACATGCTGCTCGAGGACGCCGCCGGCGCCATCTGGGCCAGCACCGACGCCAACCTGGCGCGCATCGATGCGCGCAGCTTCGCCATCCGCACCTTCGGGCCGGCCGACGGCGTCCACATCCCCACCTACTGGACCGCCTCGGGCGCGCGCACGGCCGAAGACGAGCTCGTCTTCGGCGGGCTGTCGGGCGTGACGGTGCTGCGGCCCGGGCGCCTGGGCCGGTGGGACTACCAGGCGCCGGTGGTGGCCACCCGCATCCTGGTCAACGACCGCGAGGTGCCGGCCGGGCGCTACAACCCCGGCAACCCGGGCGACCCAGGCACCCCCGGCAACCCCGGCGCCAGGCCGGCGCCGATCGCCGTCCCGCCGGAGGCGCGCGGGCGCGGCTTCTCGCTCGAGTTCGCCGCGCTGGACTACTCGGCGCCCGAGCGCAACCGCTACGCCTACCGCCTGGCCGGCTTCGACCCGGACTGGATCAAGGCCGACGCCACGGCGCGCCGGGCCGCCTACACCAACCTGCCGCCGGGCGACTACGTGCTGCAACTGCGCGGCTCGAACCGCAACGGCGACTGGTCGGCGCCGCTCGAGGTGCCGGTGCGGGTGCTGCCGGCGTGGCACCAGCGCCCGCTCGCGCGCGGGGCCGCCGCCATGCTGGCGGCGGCGCTGCTGGCCGCGCTGGTGCAGGCGCGCACCGCCCTGCTGCGGCGCCGCCAGCGCGAGCTGGTGGCGATGGTCGACACCCGCACGGCCGAGCTGCGCGCGACCCAGTCGCAGCTCGAGCAGCTGGCCTACGGCGATCCGCTCACCGGCCTGGCCAACCGCCGCCTGTTCACCGACGAGCTGCGCCACCTGGTGGCGCGCGCGGCGCGCGGCGGCCCCGGCTTCACCTTGCTGCTGATCGACCTCGACCACTTCAAGCAGGTCAACGACACCCTGGGGCACGACGCCGGCGACGCCCTGCTGGTGGCCGCTGCGGCGCGGCTGCGGGCGGCCGTGCGCGAGGCCGACCGGCCGTTCCGCCTGGGCGGCGACGAGTTCGCCGTGCTGCTGGGCCAGACCATCGACCGCGCCACCATCGCGCCGGTGTGCCTGCGCATCCTCGAGAACCTGGCGCAGCCGCTGGCGCACGGCGCGGCCACGATGCGCGTGAGCGCCAGCGTCGGCGCCGCCGTGCACGAGGGCGGCGGTGGCGGCGGTGACGGCGGTGGCGGTGGTGACGGCGGTGGCGGTGGTGACGGCGGGGGCCAGGGCGGCACCCACGAAGAGCTCTACAAGCGCGCCGACGTGGCGCTGTACCGGGCCAAGGCGGCCGGGCGCGACACCTGGCGCCTGGCCGGCGACGATTGATTTTTTGACATGCCGGCGGCGGCGGCGTCCGCGTCCGCCGCCGCGTCCTTTATAATGGGCGTTTTCGCCTACGCTTTTTCGCGGCCGCGCGTTCACCAGATACACTACATACATCAGCCAAATCATGGAATTAGCCAAGTCTTTCGAGCCTGCCGACATTGAACAATTCTGGCGCACCGAGTGGGAAGCGCGCGGATACTACGCCGCCACCCTCGACGCCGGCAAACCGTCGTTCAGCATCCAGCTGCCGCCGCCGAACGTGACCGGCACCCTGCACATGGGCCATGCCTTCAACCAGACCATCATGGATGGCCTGACCCGCTACCACCGCATGCTGGGCCACAACACGGCCTGGATCCCCGGCACCGACCACGCCGGCATCGCCACCCAGATCGTCGTCGAGCGCCAGCTCGACGCGCAAAAGATCTCGCGCCACGACCTCGGCCGCGAAGCCTTCGTCAAGAAGGTCTGGGAATGGAAGGAGAAATCGGGCTCGACCATCACCGGCCAGATGCGCCGGCTGGGCGCCTCGCCCGACTGGCAGCGCGAATACTTCACGATGGACGAGACGCGCTCGCAGGTCGTCACCGACGTCTTCGTGCGCCTGCACGAGCAGGGCCTGATCTACCGCGGCAAGCGCCTGGTCAACTGGGACCCGGTGCTGGGCACGGCCGTCTCCGACCTCGAAGTGGTCTCCGAAGAGGAAGACGGCTCGATGTGGTACATCAAGTACCCGCTGGCCGACGGCAGCGGCTCGCTGACGGTGGCCACCACCCGTCCCGAGACCATGCTCGGCGACGTCGCCGTGGCGGTCGATCCGACCGACGAGCGCTACCAGGCGCTGGTGGGCAAGATGCTGGTGCTGCCGCTGGTCGGCCGCGAAATCCCCATCATCGCCGACGACTACGTCGACAAGGCCTTCGGCACCGGCTGCGTCAAGATCACGCCGGCGCACGATCTGAACGACTACGCGGTCGGCCAGCGCCACAAGCTGCCGATGCTGTCGATCATGACCCTGGAAGCGAAGATCAACGACGAGGCGCCCGAGGCCTATCGCGGCATGGACCGCTTTGTCGCGCGCAAGCAGATCGTCGCCGACCTCGACGCGCAGGGCTTGCTCGAGCAGGTCAAGCCGCACAAGCTGATGGTGCCGCGCGGCGACCGCACCGGCGTCATCATCGAACCGATGCTGACCGACCAGTGGTTCGTCGCCATG encodes:
- a CDS encoding hydroxymethylpyrimidine/phosphomethylpyrimidine kinase, coding for MTAGVPAARPCVLVFAGMDPSGGAGIVADAQAVAGQGAHALCVVTALTVQDNDRAYEVQPVEPELVLRQARALTQKIAVAAVKIGIPGSAANALAIAQVIRELRARQPELPVVLDPVLASGHGDTLARGDAVAALAPLLPLVTVLTPNGPEALALSAQATPTTPTTPTTPGAQARALRALGCRHVLITGGHGDGEEIVNRWFGPGAEPGEEPPATQQWRWQRLAGGFHGSGCTLASAIAGQLALGMPTGCALDQAQYYCNAALRDAYGIAAGQRMPLR
- a CDS encoding thiazole synthase, with the protein product MSNQDCLTIAGKQYTSRLLVGSGKYKDLQQTREATDAAGAQIITVAIRRVNIGQDPKAPSLLDVLPPSQYTILPNTAGCYNARDAVYTLQMARELLGGHKLVKLEVLGDEKTLFPHMPETLVAAEALVKDGFDVMVYCSDDPIQAKLLEDIGCVAVMPLASLIGSGMGILNPWNLSLIIDQAKVPVLVDAGVGTASDAAIAMELGCDGVLMNTAIAGARDPVRMARAMKLGVQAGREAWLAGRIARRFAASPSSPMAGRLA
- the thiS gene encoding sulfur carrier protein ThiS, with product MDDANISIAPIAIELNGAPHQVPPQQTLDQLVDALSLTGQALALAVNRTVVPRQQWPQRVLQPQDKVDIVRAIGGG
- the thiC gene encoding phosphomethylpyrimidine synthase ThiC is translated as MNANPKFLSATATVDAAAIQPLPHSRKIYVEGSRADIRVPMREITQADTPASFGFEANPPVYVYDTSGPYTDPEAVIDIRSGLAATPRLPWILERGDTEALAGPSSEYGRARLADPALAELRFNLHRQPRRARAGANVTQMHYARRGIVTPEMEFVAIRENLRRKEYLDNLKGSGPMGQRLADLMGRQHPGQSFGAAIPAEITAEFVREEIARGRAIIPANINHPEIEPMIIGRNFLVKINANIGNSAVTSSIGEEVEKMTWAIRWGGDNVMDLSTGKHIHETREWIIRNSPVPIGTVPIYQALEKVNGKAEDLTWEIYRDTLIEQAEQGVDYFTIHAGVLLRYVPMTAKRLTGIVSRGGSIMAKWCLAHHKESFLYTHFEEICEIMKAYDVSFSLGDGLRPGSIYDANDEAQLGELKTLGELTQIAWKHDVQVMIEGPGHVPMQLIKENMDLQLEQCHEAPFYTLGPLTTDIAPGYDHITSGIGAAQIGWYGTAMLCYVTPKEHLGLPDKNDVKDGIITYKIAAHAADLAKGHPGAQIRDNALSKARFEFRWDDQFNLGLDPDKAREFHDETLPKDSAKVAHFCSMCGPHFCSMKITQEVREYAAANGMSDGVAIEQGMQVKAVEFIKNGAELYRKL
- a CDS encoding GGDEF domain-containing protein; protein product: MVDTRTAELRATQSQLEQLAYGDPLTGLANRRLFTDELRHLVARAARGGPGFTLLLIDLDHFKQVNDTLGHDAGDALLVAAAARLRAAVREADRPFRLGGDEFAVLLGQTIDRATIAPVCLRILENLAQPLAHGAATMRVSASVGAAVHEGGGGGGDGGGGGDGGGGGDGGGQGGTHEELYKRADVALYRAKAAGRDTWRLAGDD